A DNA window from Mucilaginibacter xinganensis contains the following coding sequences:
- a CDS encoding cold-shock protein: protein MQEGTVKFFNEEKGFGFITPSNGGKEVFVHSSGLIDRIRENDTVQYEVEEGKKGPNAVRVKIA, encoded by the coding sequence ATGCAAGAAGGAACAGTAAAATTTTTTAATGAAGAAAAGGGTTTTGGATTCATCACCCCAAGTAACGGAGGCAAAGAAGTCTTTGTTCATTCATCAGGACTGATTGACCGCATTCGCGAGAATGACACAGTACAGTATGAGGTTGAAGAAGGCAAGAAAGGCCCTAACGCGGTAAGAGTAAAAATAGCTTAA